The genomic DNA GCCGTCGTAGATTTCCGGCACTTCCTGGCCGAACAGCTTGCTCATGAACTGAGGAGCGGTGCGCGACAGGAAAATCTGCGGGCCGCGCACTTCCTTGCGCACGTCGACGATATAGGCGCGCACCCGGTCGCCGACGCGGAAATTTTCGCGCGGGATCAGTTCGTCGCGGCGCAACAGGCCTTCGGCGCGGCCCAGATCGACCACCACATTGCCGAACTCGACGCGCTTGACCAGACCGTTCGAAATGTCGCCGATGCGGTCCTTGTATTCGTTGAACTGGCGCTCGCGCTCGGCGTCGCGCACGCGCTGCACGATCACCTGCTTGGCGGTTTGCGCAGCGATTCTGCCGAAATCGATGGGCGGCAACGGATCGATCAGAAATTCGCCGATTTCCGCGTCGGGCTTCTTGCGCCTGGCCTGGGCCAGCGTGCATTGCGTGGCTTCGTTCTCGATGGTCTCCGCCACCTCGATGGCGCGGGCCAGCTGAATTTCGCCGGTCTTGCGGTCGATATGGGCGCGGATGTCGTGCTCGTGACCGTATTTCGAACGTCCGGCTTTCTGGATGGCCTGTTCCATGGCCATCAAGACTTCTTCGCGGTCGATGTTCTTGTCGCGGGCGACGGCGTCGGCCACTTGAAGCAGTTCAGGGCGGGGCAGGGCGGCAATGCGTTCCATGAGGTTACAACTGTCCTTGTTGTTGCATGGCGTGTTTGATCAAAGCGTCGTTAAGCACCAGTTTGGCCTTGGCGAGAGCCGAGATGGGAACGCGATAATCCGCGCCCGATTCGTCTCGGATCAACACCTCGTCCCCATCCAGGCCCATCAGCAGGCCCTTGAAGCGTTTGCGGCCCTCGACGGGCGCCTTTGTTTCCATCTTGGCCTCGAAACCGGACCAGCGTTCGAAATCCTTGGGCCGCACCAGCGGTCGGTCGATGCCGGGCGAACTGACCTCCAGCGCATAGGCGCCCGCGATCGGATCGGCCACGTCCAGGATCGGCGACAGCGCCCGGCTGATTTCCGTGCAGTCCTCGATGGCCATGGCGACGCCGTCAAGGCGCTCGGCCATCACCTGAAGCGTCGCCCGGTTGGCGGCCCCCGAAATTTGCACGCGCACCAGCTCGTAACCCATGCCCTTCATGGGTTCTTCGATCAGTGCCGCGATGCTCGCCTCGGTACTCAATGCCGGTCCTGGTTCTTGAAGCATAAAAAAAGGCGGGCCAGTGGCCCACCCCAACAACTCTCATCCATCAGATGAGCTATGGAATATGGCAGGGTTATAGCAGGGAAGGGGGGGCTGGGCAAGGTGGATTTAAAGGATTGCACAATTGGCAATTAGAGGTGAAAAACGGTCGGAGACTTCCCATGTGTGCTGTCGGATTCATTAACTTGTGTTTAATTTGATTTGCAGACACTGAGTGTAGTGAGGAGAGAACAGAAATGCCGGAAGTTTCCACCATCGGCTATGAAGGCGCTTCGTTAGAAGATTTCATAGCAACCTTGTTGCTGGCAAACATCCAGACCCTGATTGACGTGAGGGAGCTTCCGATTTCTCGTCGCCCTGGCTTTGCCAAGACGGCACTTTCTCGGGCGCTTGAGAGCGTCGGCATCAATTACGTACACCTAAAGGGTTTGGGCGATCCAAAAGAGGGTCGTGAGGCGGCAAAGGCAAATGACTACAAGGAATTTTTGAGAATATTTTCCAAGCATTTAAAGACGCCTGCGGCAAAGTGTGACCTTGGCGAAGCCGCCAAGATTACGGATCGGGGCGGGGCTTGCTTAATGTGCTACGAGAGGGACCCAGATGCTTGCCACCGTAAGTTGGTGGCAGAGAAAATTTGTGATACCCTTCCAGCCCAGATTAGGCATCTGGGGGTAAAGAATGGCATTGCCGCTACACGGGAAAAAGCTAAAGGAAAGGGTGGTGGTTCTCGTCAAGGCCTTGCCCCATGCGGGCAAGAAGCACGGTGAGACGGTTTGCTGCGCAGGTGTGACTCTGCAGGGAGAATGGAGGCGTCAGTTCCCAATCCCTTTTCGGCGGCTTCAAGAAAAATTTAGTCGTTGGGATATCATAGAATACGAGTACATTTTTCCTAAAGATGATAAGAGACCGGAAAGTCGGCGGGTTCAGGTGGACTCAATTAAGGTTATCAAGAATGTCCCCACTGGTGAACGAGCAGCATTTCTTTCCCCAGTGCTTGTTGCCTCTACTTCTGTAGCGGCGGATCGAGGGCAAACTCTTGCACTTATCAGGCCCAAAAAAGTCAGGTTTAAATGGAAGCTAAAAACAGAAAGGGAAATTTCTGAGGAGCGACAGGCCTATCATGAGGCGGCGCGGCAGGAATCGTTCTTCGATGAATCTTTAGCGGCATTACAGCCTTGCCCTTTTGCTTTCAAATTCAATTATGAAGACGAAAAGGGAAAACCACACGAATCGACATGCGATGACTGGGAAACAGCGGCGACTTTTTTCAAGTTTGAAAGGGAGTATGGCAAAGAGGCTGCACTCGAAAAGATGAAAAAAATTTTCGAGCACGAGTACCCAAGCAAAGGGATGGCCTTCGGTATGGGGGTTCACTCCCGGTATCCGGATATTTGGTTGCTAGTGGGCGTATTGCGCCTTGATGAGCCGCATCAATTATCAATTGGATTGTAATTTTCGCGCTCACCCCATCATCCCCAGCCCCAGAACCTTGTCTTCCAGCACCGGGAAGCGTTTGGGGTCGAACATCTGATAGTGCCACCATTCCTTGCTATAGAAATCCCAGCCGGCGGCGCTCATCAAGCCTAGAAAAATCAAGCGGTTGCGCTGGGCTTCCGGCGATATGTCCAAATTGGCGTGGTGCGACAAGGGCGTGAAGGCGTCAAAGGGCGTTCCCATGTCCAATTCATGCCCCGATGCGGCGTCGATCAGGGTCAAATCCAGCGCCGCCCCCCGAGAATGGGCCGAGCCACGGCGCGGATCGGCCAGGAAATCGGGGTCCGGCGTATGGTTCCACAGCACCCATTGGGCCTCGCTGGGGCGAAAGGCGTCGAAAATCTTCAGCCTAAAACCTTGGGGGCGGGCTAGGCCGATGGCACGCTCGAGCAAGGGCAGGGCCTCGGTCAGCAGATAGGCGGCGGGTCTGGCGTAAACCGGCTTGCCGGTGAAATTGTTGGGCGTGGCATAGGCGATGTCGAAATCGACGTCGCTGGCATAGGCGCAAAGATCGGTCAGCGGCATGAAACACCATATGGATAAAGAAGACCGGCTCCTTTATATCACGGGCTTATGAAAATTCTTGCCCTCGATGCCTCCAGCCACGCCTGTTCCGCCGCCGTCATCTTGGATGGGCGGCTTGCGGCGCACCGGCTGGCAAGGCTTGAACGTGGCCAAGCCGAAGCCCTGATCCCCTTGGCCGCCGAGGCCCTGGCCGAGGCCGGGCTGACTTGTTCCGGCGCCGACGTTATCGCCTGCACGGTGGGGCCGGGTTCCTTCACCGGCTTGCGCATCGGTCTGGCCGCCGCCCGCGGTCTGGTGCTGGCCACGGGCAAGCGCTTTGCGGGTGTGACCAGTTTCGAATCACTTGCCCGCGCCGTGCCGCCCGAGGACAGAACAGGCCGCAGCATCCTGGCGGCGGTGGATGCCAAGCGGGCCGAATTGTTCCTGCAGCTTTTGGATCAGGCGCTTGACCCGGTGGGCGAATCCTTTGCCGCCACTCCCGAAGCCGCCGTGTCCTGGCTTCCCCAGGGTTCCTTGCTGATCGTCGGCGACGGGGCTGAAAGGCTGAAGCCCGTTTTGGCGAACCGCCCGGAGACCCAATTTTGCGCCGAAACATGCGTCGATGCGCAGTGGGTGGGCATGGCCGTTTGGGACCGGCTGCAAGCGGGCAAGCCCGTTCTGCCGCCCCAGCCGGTCTATCTGCGCGACCCGGATGTCACCTTGTCAAAGAAGCAATAGGCCAAAAGACAGCGCGCCCGTCAGGGCCAGGATGGCGGCGGCCAGCAACGGGTGGCCCATTTTGGCGCTGTGAGCGGACAGGCTGGCTGGCAAGGCCTTCCATCCCGTGATCATGGCCTGGATCAGATTGTCCTTCTTGGCGACCAGATAGAACAGGGCCGCGCCGACATGCAGCGCCACCAGACCCAGGATTCCCTTGACCAACAGGGCGTGCCAGCCGGTGGCGGCGTCGCTGGCGTCCTTGCTGATGAATTTCGACAGCGGCGCGTCGTAGGAAATGTCGTCATTGGCGAACAGGCCCAGCCCCACCTGGGCCAGCAGTGCGGCCAACAGGGCCAGCACCATCAGCCCGCCCAAGGGATTATGGCCGATGGCCAGGAAACGCCCCTTCAAATAGGCGATGGCTGTTCCTGGCCCCTTCACGAAATCGGCGAAGCGGGCATGAGTGCCGCCCACAAAACCCCAGACCAGGCGGAACAGGAGCAGCGACAAAACGGCCAAGCCCGAGGTTTGGTGCAGATGCATCGGCCCCATCTGACCGCTTATGAAGCTCGCCACCACCAAGACGGCCAATATCCAATGGAACAGGCGGGTCGGCAGATCCCAGACCCTGACTTTCACTTTGCGTTCGGCGTTTTGCGTCATGTGCAAGAGATAAACAACAATGGGTTGGCGCGTCAAATGCCATGAGGGAATGTCCCCACTGCGCCAATGGTTGACGTTGGCCCGCCCCGGTGCCACATTCTGCCCATCCAAGGGGAGTCCTGGTTGGACTGAGATTTGCCAAAACTGGCAAGAACCCTTCGAACCTGATCCGGGTCATGCCGGCGAAGGGATCGGATGTCCTCCGCCCCTCAATGCCCGCAAGCCGCCCGGACCGTCAACTTCGGGAGTGCCGCCATGAACGCCATCGACAAGCCTTTTTCCGTCACCACCGGCCCGCTGGCCGGTTCGGTCAAGGACTATGAGACGCTTGAGGGCGGCATCAGGGTTCCTCACCGGCGTATCGATCTCGAGAATGGCGAATCTTTGCTGACCTACGACACGTCGGGTC from Alphaproteobacteria bacterium includes the following:
- a CDS encoding cytochrome b/b6 domain-containing protein, coding for MTQNAERKVKVRVWDLPTRLFHWILAVLVVASFISGQMGPMHLHQTSGLAVLSLLLFRLVWGFVGGTHARFADFVKGPGTAIAYLKGRFLAIGHNPLGGLMVLALLAALLAQVGLGLFANDDISYDAPLSKFISKDASDAATGWHALLVKGILGLVALHVGAALFYLVAKKDNLIQAMITGWKALPASLSAHSAKMGHPLLAAAILALTGALSFGLLLL
- a CDS encoding DUF488 domain-containing protein; the encoded protein is MPEVSTIGYEGASLEDFIATLLLANIQTLIDVRELPISRRPGFAKTALSRALESVGINYVHLKGLGDPKEGREAAKANDYKEFLRIFSKHLKTPAAKCDLGEAAKITDRGGACLMCYERDPDACHRKLVAEKICDTLPAQIRHLGVKNGIAATREKAKGKGGGSRQGLAPCGQEAR
- the tsaB gene encoding tRNA (adenosine(37)-N6)-threonylcarbamoyltransferase complex dimerization subunit type 1 TsaB, with product MKILALDASSHACSAAVILDGRLAAHRLARLERGQAEALIPLAAEALAEAGLTCSGADVIACTVGPGSFTGLRIGLAAARGLVLATGKRFAGVTSFESLARAVPPEDRTGRSILAAVDAKRAELFLQLLDQALDPVGESFAATPEAAVSWLPQGSLLIVGDGAERLKPVLANRPETQFCAETCVDAQWVGMAVWDRLQAGKPVLPPQPVYLRDPDVTLSKKQ
- the ddpX gene encoding D-alanyl-D-alanine dipeptidase; amino-acid sequence: MPLTDLCAYASDVDFDIAYATPNNFTGKPVYARPAAYLLTEALPLLERAIGLARPQGFRLKIFDAFRPSEAQWVLWNHTPDPDFLADPRRGSAHSRGAALDLTLIDAASGHELDMGTPFDAFTPLSHHANLDISPEAQRNRLIFLGLMSAAGWDFYSKEWWHYQMFDPKRFPVLEDKVLGLGMMG
- the rimP gene encoding ribosome maturation factor RimP translates to MLQEPGPALSTEASIAALIEEPMKGMGYELVRVQISGAANRATLQVMAERLDGVAMAIEDCTEISRALSPILDVADPIAGAYALEVSSPGIDRPLVRPKDFERWSGFEAKMETKAPVEGRKRFKGLLMGLDGDEVLIRDESGADYRVPISALAKAKLVLNDALIKHAMQQQGQL